In a single window of the Flavobacterium sp. W4I14 genome:
- a CDS encoding hypothetical protein (product_source=Hypo-rule applied; cleavage_site_network=SignalP-noTM; transmembrane_helix_parts=Inside_1_80,TMhelix_81_103,Outside_104_104), whose protein sequence is MKKFIYTLALVFSLGISFNSAQAADKPAKNPTELTAEQAVKLERIKTRVEEIRDMDKSNLTRAERKALRSELRELKGQARAVSGGVYLSVGAIIIIILLLILIL, encoded by the coding sequence ATGAAAAAATTCATCTACACGTTAGCCTTGGTTTTCTCTCTAGGCATTAGTTTTAATTCAGCTCAGGCAGCTGATAAACCTGCGAAAAACCCAACAGAATTAACTGCAGAACAAGCAGTAAAACTGGAAAGAATTAAAACCCGTGTTGAAGAGATCAGAGACATGGACAAATCGAACTTAACAAGAGCAGAACGTAAAGCTTTACGTAGCGAGTTAAGAGAATTAAAAGGCCAGGCCCGCGCAGTTTCTGGAGGTGTTTACCTTTCAGTTGGTGCAATCATTATCATCATTTTATTGTTGATCTTGATTTTATAA
- a CDS encoding cold shock CspA family protein (product_source=COG1278; cath_funfam=2.40.50.140; cog=COG1278; pfam=PF00313; smart=SM00357; superfamily=50249) yields the protein MAKSQATYSKKENEKKRLKKQKDKQEKKEERQANAKKGLALEDMMAYVDENGNISSTPPDPKKKKVINTEDIQIGISRQEDIIDENPVKKGTVTFFNDSKGYGFIKNTETQDSIFVHANGLITQIKEGDKVTFEVEMGQKGPTAVKVSKV from the coding sequence ATGGCTAAATCTCAGGCAACATACAGTAAAAAAGAGAACGAAAAAAAACGATTAAAAAAACAAAAAGACAAACAAGAGAAAAAAGAAGAGCGCCAGGCTAACGCAAAAAAAGGTTTAGCTCTTGAAGATATGATGGCTTATGTTGATGAAAACGGAAACATCTCTTCTACTCCACCAGATCCGAAGAAAAAGAAAGTAATTAATACAGAAGATATTCAGATCGGTATTTCTAGACAAGAGGACATCATCGATGAAAATCCTGTTAAAAAAGGAACAGTTACTTTCTTTAACGATAGTAAAGGTTACGGTTTTATTAAAAACACTGAAACACAAGACAGTATTTTCGTTCACGCAAACGGTTTAATCACCCAGATTAAAGAAGGTGATAAAGTTACGTTCGAAGTAGAAATGGGTCAAAAAGGACCAACTGCTGTTAAAGTATCAAAGGTTTAA
- a CDS encoding hypothetical protein (product_source=Hypo-rule applied): protein MRFLLGILLLLILTGVKAQNFTGTWDFKYRPYPTALPINMQLNIGKATEKMLYPANLKITNGDFIFSYELLLVKKNSTQLGIGRNKYPIIETPFKIKQWMPYLNGLLTLSKSKTGQAQLSLQRIVDR, encoded by the coding sequence ATGCGTTTTCTTTTGGGAATTTTGTTACTCTTGATTTTGACCGGAGTAAAGGCTCAGAACTTTACGGGTACCTGGGATTTTAAGTATCGTCCTTATCCCACGGCTTTACCAATTAATATGCAATTGAATATTGGCAAAGCAACTGAAAAGATGCTTTATCCAGCCAACTTAAAAATTACAAATGGTGATTTTATATTTAGTTATGAGCTCTTGCTTGTTAAAAAAAATAGTACCCAACTGGGCATTGGTCGAAATAAATACCCGATAATAGAAACCCCTTTCAAAATTAAACAGTGGATGCCTTACCTAAATGGCCTACTTACGCTGAGTAAATCCAAAACCGGACAAGCACAATTGAGTTTGCAACGGATTGTGGATCGATAA
- a CDS encoding hypothetical protein (product_source=Hypo-rule applied; cleavage_site_network=SignalP-noTM; superfamily=49785), translated as MKRFTILFLALLFGKRMQAQEIQTSSTDHTPTSKSLFNPEHKRNFSRKGDFFFHWGYNSSWYGKSDIRFQGPNYDFTLKDVVAHDRQSKLSWAYLNPGLITVPQYNIRAGYFIKDNYSISIGWDHMKYVMDIPQTVAITGHIGPNISPTNTPTGNLAGDYNGQSINVKESMLTYEHTDGFNYANIEIERYDDIWVAPGGNTSLTLETGLGGGMMVPRSDVRLFGQGRNNHFSISGYGVSAKVGLKFYVWKNVYLQNTTKFGATNLTNVHTTGWDEYDKASQKINYIENMWLIGVQF; from the coding sequence GTGAAAAGATTTACCATTCTATTTTTAGCACTCTTGTTTGGCAAGCGGATGCAGGCTCAAGAGATTCAGACGTCTTCAACTGATCATACCCCAACCTCAAAAAGTTTATTTAATCCTGAGCACAAAAGGAATTTTTCGCGTAAAGGCGATTTCTTTTTTCACTGGGGATACAACAGCTCGTGGTATGGGAAAAGTGATATCAGGTTTCAAGGTCCGAACTACGATTTTACTTTAAAAGATGTAGTTGCACATGATAGACAATCGAAATTGAGCTGGGCTTATTTAAATCCCGGACTTATCACCGTACCGCAATACAATATCCGTGCAGGTTATTTTATCAAAGATAACTACAGTATCTCAATCGGTTGGGACCACATGAAATATGTAATGGACATCCCACAAACAGTAGCAATCACTGGTCACATTGGGCCAAATATTTCTCCAACCAATACACCTACAGGTAATTTGGCAGGCGATTATAACGGACAAAGCATTAATGTTAAAGAGAGCATGTTAACCTACGAACATACTGATGGTTTTAATTATGCAAATATCGAAATTGAGCGTTATGATGATATTTGGGTGGCTCCGGGCGGCAATACTTCCTTAACCTTAGAAACTGGTTTAGGAGGTGGCATGATGGTTCCGCGTTCGGATGTACGTTTGTTCGGACAGGGCAGAAATAACCACTTCAGTATTTCGGGTTACGGTGTTTCTGCAAAAGTTGGACTTAAGTTTTATGTGTGGAAAAACGTTTACCTACAAAATACCACTAAGTTTGGCGCTACCAATTTAACCAATGTGCATACCACTGGCTGGGATGAGTACGACAAGGCCAGTCAGAAGATTAACTACATCGAAAATATGTGGCTGATCGGGGTTCAGTTTTAA
- a CDS encoding RimJ/RimL family protein N-acetyltransferase (product_source=COG1670; cog=COG1670; pfam=PF13302; superfamily=55729) — protein MNFDLQPTLTNDLITVVPLKEEDFEALFAVASDPLIWEQHPNKDRYKREVFENFFKGAIESKGAFIVYEKESNKIVGSSRYYELNETDHSVAVGYTFIAREFWGKGHNKALKTLMFDYAFQFVDKVILHIGATNFRSQKATEKLGAVKIAELEVAYYGEPLKWNFVYQIDKDKWVNKPS, from the coding sequence ATGAATTTCGATTTACAGCCTACATTAACAAACGATTTAATTACCGTAGTTCCCTTAAAAGAAGAAGATTTTGAGGCTCTTTTTGCGGTAGCCTCCGATCCCTTGATTTGGGAGCAGCACCCCAACAAAGACCGATATAAAAGAGAGGTTTTCGAAAATTTCTTTAAAGGTGCAATAGAATCGAAGGGTGCTTTTATCGTTTATGAAAAAGAAAGCAACAAAATTGTGGGCAGTTCCAGATACTACGAATTAAATGAAACAGACCATTCAGTTGCTGTTGGCTATACTTTTATTGCCCGCGAGTTTTGGGGCAAGGGGCATAATAAGGCTTTAAAAACTTTAATGTTTGATTATGCTTTTCAATTTGTGGATAAAGTAATCTTACATATCGGTGCTACTAATTTCCGTTCACAAAAAGCGACAGAAAAATTAGGCGCCGTTAAAATCGCTGAATTAGAGGTAGCCTATTACGGTGAGCCCTTAAAATGGAATTTTGTTTATCAGATCGATAAAGATAAGTGGGTAAATAAACCATCTTAA
- a CDS encoding enoyl-[acyl-carrier protein] reductase/trans-2-enoyl-CoA reductase (NAD+) (product_source=KO:K00209; cath_funfam=3.40.50.720; cog=COG3007; ko=KO:K00209; pfam=PF07055,PF12241,PF12242; superfamily=53474) translates to MLKIALILTLQNVNRTKMIIEPRMRGFICLTAHPDGCAQNVKNQIEYVKSKGAIDGPKKVLVIGASTGFGLASRIAAAYGSEASTIGVFFEKAPSEGKTASPGWYNSAAFEKEAHAAGLYAKSINGDAFSKEIKERTIELIKADLGQVDLVIYSLASPVRKHPDTEVLHRSTLKPIGGTYTNKTVDFHTGNVTEISIEPATEEDIANTVAVMGGEDWAMWIDALKAENLLANGATTVAYSYIGPALTEPVYRKGTIGRAKDDLEATAFKISDTLKDIDGKAYVSVNKALVTQASSAIPVIPLYISLLYKVMKAEGIHEGTIEQIQRLYAERLYTGNPIPVDEKGRIRIDDWEMREDIQAKVAELWKEATTETLPAIGDLPGYRSDFLSLFGFEIDKVDYQKDAQEVVEIEGLVN, encoded by the coding sequence ATGCTTAAAATTGCACTTATTTTAACATTACAAAACGTAAATAGAACAAAAATGATTATTGAACCTAGAATGAGGGGCTTTATCTGTTTAACTGCACATCCTGATGGTTGCGCACAAAACGTAAAGAATCAAATTGAATATGTAAAATCTAAAGGAGCTATAGATGGTCCTAAAAAAGTATTGGTAATTGGAGCATCAACTGGTTTCGGTTTAGCCTCGCGTATTGCTGCTGCTTATGGATCTGAAGCTTCTACAATTGGCGTATTTTTCGAAAAAGCACCTTCTGAAGGCAAAACTGCATCACCAGGCTGGTACAATAGTGCAGCTTTTGAGAAAGAAGCCCATGCTGCTGGTTTATATGCAAAAAGCATTAATGGCGATGCATTCTCTAAAGAAATTAAAGAAAGAACAATTGAATTGATCAAAGCTGATCTTGGTCAGGTTGATTTAGTTATTTATAGCCTGGCATCTCCAGTGAGGAAACATCCTGATACAGAAGTGCTTCACCGCTCTACCTTAAAACCTATCGGTGGAACTTATACCAATAAAACCGTCGATTTCCATACTGGTAATGTGACCGAAATTTCTATCGAGCCCGCTACCGAAGAAGATATTGCCAATACCGTTGCGGTAATGGGAGGCGAAGATTGGGCCATGTGGATTGATGCCTTAAAAGCAGAAAACCTACTTGCCAATGGTGCAACAACAGTAGCTTATTCATATATCGGCCCTGCTTTAACTGAGCCAGTATACCGCAAAGGAACTATTGGAAGAGCTAAGGATGATTTAGAAGCAACCGCTTTTAAAATCAGCGATACATTAAAAGATATTGATGGTAAAGCTTATGTATCGGTTAATAAAGCATTGGTAACACAGGCAAGCTCTGCTATTCCGGTAATCCCCTTATATATTTCATTGTTGTACAAAGTAATGAAAGCAGAAGGTATCCATGAGGGTACAATTGAGCAGATCCAACGTTTATATGCAGAACGCTTATATACCGGAAATCCTATCCCTGTTGATGAGAAAGGAAGAATCAGAATCGACGATTGGGAAATGCGTGAAGATATCCAGGCAAAAGTTGCAGAACTTTGGAAAGAAGCAACAACCGAAACTTTACCGGCAATAGGCGATTTGCCAGGTTACAGATCTGATTTCTTAAGCTTATTTGGTTTCGAAATTGATAAAGTTGATTATCAAAAAGATGCCCAGGAAGTGGTAGAAATTGAAGGTTTAGTAAACTAA
- a CDS encoding hypothetical protein (product_source=Hypo-rule applied): MRGLDEDDEIYKSSKVNMRDLLYREKITLIKTNSMPWTDPHIPRIVAPTGKNNIYYGVYDPITTKDSVVTLAIQDEELIDADTITLIQNGRMILNKHAIDEKKFSHELHLDTGMNTLALFADNYGRKPPNTGNLIVKTSENMYSFDFSNRSNAFATFLVAKFYSTYSKPTLSDNQSISNKPIEIQKKKNAPEKPINRNTDVIANMQVEHKQIELEIWDGQVEDGDSVSLKLNDEWIHQKIAVKKTSKRFYLTLQPGKNTLLFRADNLGSVPPNTAVLCIYYGDKTRTVYLDTNMKRDNILNIEFRSKTN, from the coding sequence ATGCGGGGTTTAGATGAGGACGATGAAATTTACAAAAGCTCAAAAGTAAATATGAGGGATCTTTTATATCGCGAAAAGATTACCTTAATAAAAACAAATTCAATGCCCTGGACAGATCCTCATATCCCCAGGATAGTTGCCCCTACCGGAAAGAATAATATTTACTATGGCGTTTACGATCCAATTACCACAAAAGATAGCGTTGTTACCCTGGCCATACAGGATGAAGAGCTTATAGATGCAGACACCATAACACTGATTCAAAATGGCAGGATGATTTTAAACAAACATGCCATTGATGAGAAAAAATTTAGCCATGAGCTACATTTAGACACAGGCATGAACACACTTGCACTTTTTGCAGATAATTATGGTCGCAAACCGCCAAATACTGGAAATTTGATTGTTAAAACAAGCGAAAACATGTATAGTTTTGATTTTTCAAACCGCTCAAACGCCTTTGCAACCTTTCTGGTGGCTAAGTTTTACAGCACATATTCAAAACCTACCTTATCAGATAATCAATCTATAAGCAATAAACCTATAGAAATACAAAAGAAAAAAAATGCTCCAGAAAAACCCATAAACAGAAATACCGATGTTATTGCAAATATGCAAGTTGAACACAAGCAGATAGAACTTGAAATCTGGGACGGCCAGGTAGAAGATGGAGATAGTGTATCTTTAAAACTTAATGACGAATGGATCCATCAAAAAATTGCAGTTAAAAAAACATCCAAGCGGTTTTATCTAACATTGCAACCAGGCAAAAACACTTTATTGTTTCGAGCAGATAATTTAGGAAGTGTCCCACCAAATACAGCTGTGCTTTGCATTTACTATGGCGATAAAACACGGACAGTTTACCTGGATACCAATATGAAAAGAGATAATATTCTAAATATAGAATTTAGATCTAAAACGAATTAA
- a CDS encoding seryl-tRNA synthetase (product_source=KO:K01875; cath_funfam=1.10.287.40,3.30.930.10; cog=COG0172; ko=KO:K01875; pfam=PF00587,PF02403; superfamily=46589,55681; tigrfam=TIGR00414), whose amino-acid sequence MLQVNYIRENREKVLERLSIRNFKQPELVDEIIKIDEDRRSTQTSLDSISAEANAAAKQIGDLMRTGKKEEAEAIKAQTASHKENIKNLSDKLNELEAAQHNLIVQLPNLPYHLVKQGSTAEENEVVLTHGAPAKLPNKALPHWELAAKYDIIDFELGVKITGAGFPVYKGKGAKLQRALINFFLDHATEAGYKEMQVPHLVNAASGFGTGQLPDKEGQMYHSTVDDLYLIPTAEVPVTNLYRDVIVKEEDLPIKNTAYTPCFRREAGSYGAHVRGLNRLHQFDKVEVVQITHPDKSYETLEDMSQYVQSLLKELGLHYRVLRLCGGDMGFTSAMTYDMEVWSAAQERWLEVSSVSNFETYQSNRLKLRFKGKEGKAQLAHSLNGSALALPRIVASILENYQTENGIKIPEALVKYTGFDIID is encoded by the coding sequence ATGCTGCAAGTTAACTATATCCGCGAAAATAGAGAGAAAGTTTTAGAACGTTTAAGTATCCGTAATTTTAAACAACCAGAACTGGTAGATGAAATCATTAAAATTGATGAGGACCGCCGTTCTACACAAACTTCCTTGGATAGTATTTCTGCTGAAGCGAATGCAGCTGCCAAACAAATTGGCGATTTAATGCGTACTGGTAAAAAAGAAGAAGCAGAGGCGATTAAAGCACAAACGGCTTCTCATAAAGAAAATATCAAAAACCTGAGCGATAAATTGAATGAGCTGGAAGCAGCTCAGCATAATTTAATTGTTCAGTTGCCAAATTTACCATACCATTTGGTAAAGCAAGGATCTACGGCAGAAGAAAACGAGGTTGTTCTAACACATGGAGCGCCTGCTAAATTACCAAACAAGGCTTTGCCGCACTGGGAATTGGCTGCGAAATATGATATTATCGATTTCGAATTGGGTGTAAAAATTACTGGCGCTGGTTTTCCGGTTTATAAAGGAAAAGGTGCAAAGTTACAACGTGCTTTGATTAATTTCTTTTTAGATCATGCTACAGAAGCAGGTTATAAAGAAATGCAGGTACCTCATTTGGTTAATGCGGCCTCGGGTTTTGGCACCGGGCAGTTGCCAGATAAAGAAGGGCAGATGTATCATTCAACTGTTGATGATTTATATTTAATTCCAACAGCCGAAGTTCCTGTAACCAATTTATACCGTGATGTAATTGTTAAAGAAGAAGATCTTCCAATTAAAAATACCGCTTACACGCCTTGTTTTCGTAGAGAAGCGGGTTCATATGGTGCACATGTACGTGGTTTAAACCGTTTGCACCAGTTTGATAAGGTTGAAGTAGTACAGATTACGCATCCTGATAAATCTTACGAAACTTTAGAAGATATGAGCCAATATGTTCAGTCTTTATTGAAGGAGCTGGGATTACATTACCGTGTGTTGCGTTTATGCGGTGGCGATATGGGCTTTACTTCTGCCATGACTTATGACATGGAGGTGTGGAGTGCCGCGCAAGAGCGTTGGTTAGAGGTTTCTTCTGTATCAAATTTCGAAACTTATCAGAGTAACCGTTTGAAATTACGCTTTAAAGGAAAAGAAGGTAAGGCGCAACTGGCTCACTCATTAAACGGAAGCGCATTGGCATTACCGCGTATTGTGGCTTCTATTTTAGAAAACTACCAAACCGAAAACGGAATTAAAATTCCGGAGGCTTTAGTAAAATATACTGGTTTTGATATTATAGATTAG
- a CDS encoding putative nucleotidyltransferase (product_source=COG1669; cath_funfam=3.30.460.10; cog=COG1669; pfam=PF04439; superfamily=81301,81631) produces MIQQLFAQNATKILESDESVLGLAVGGSWLSNEIDEFSDLDLILVTKEKLSTDKSKMLQYASLLGDLISAFTGEHVGEPRVLICLYDKPLLHVDIKFLTLDEFASRVENPILLIDKDNQLQQILDQTEAKFPYPDYQWIEDRFWTWMHYALLKIGRGEYLEALDFFGFLRMVVFGPLLHIKNKNLPRGVRKVESQLPAEDFNLLKSTIAEYNKTSLITALENAIALYKILRIDLFGKDIKHNQKAEDAVMQYLAKIKDSHSE; encoded by the coding sequence ATGATACAACAACTCTTTGCCCAAAACGCAACCAAAATATTAGAAAGCGATGAATCTGTTCTCGGTTTAGCAGTGGGTGGCTCCTGGCTCAGCAATGAAATCGACGAATTTTCAGACCTCGACCTCATTTTGGTTACCAAAGAAAAACTATCAACAGATAAATCGAAAATGCTGCAATATGCCAGCCTTCTTGGCGATTTAATTTCTGCATTTACAGGAGAGCATGTTGGCGAACCGCGCGTATTGATCTGCCTTTACGACAAGCCATTGCTACATGTTGACATTAAGTTTTTAACCCTTGATGAATTTGCTTCAAGAGTAGAAAACCCTATACTATTAATCGACAAAGACAATCAATTACAGCAAATCCTCGATCAAACTGAAGCTAAATTTCCTTACCCAGATTACCAATGGATTGAAGATCGCTTTTGGACCTGGATGCATTATGCCCTCTTAAAAATCGGCAGAGGCGAGTATCTGGAAGCCTTAGATTTCTTCGGCTTTTTAAGGATGGTAGTGTTTGGTCCTCTACTGCACATCAAAAACAAAAACCTGCCACGAGGTGTGCGTAAAGTAGAATCGCAGCTCCCTGCCGAAGATTTTAATCTACTGAAAAGCACCATTGCCGAATACAATAAAACATCTTTAATCACTGCGTTAGAAAATGCAATAGCGCTTTATAAAATCCTGAGAATTGATCTGTTCGGTAAAGACATTAAGCATAACCAGAAAGCAGAAGACGCTGTTATGCAATATTTAGCAAAAATAAAGGATAGCCACTCAGAATAA
- a CDS encoding hypothetical protein (product_source=Hypo-rule applied; cleavage_site_network=SignalP-noTM; pfam=PF10677; superfamily=56935), protein MKKIVLSAVVLLIMASGKLSAQTQHQNSGWFMFLNNTKFNDKWGLQFDVQLRSADDWGYLRNTLVRPALQYFINNKHNVALGYLWQTTQSQSLVAGNSFAHEHRIFEQYIYSHKIKSVFASHRVRLEQRFIGRTGEDAFSQRFRYFFRLVQPLQKTQPTFIKGPFVALQNEVFLNIQNKDKINNSIFDQNRLYLAAGYRFSKQFDLEAGYMNQATHGVSNNTVNNIIQLAVYTRF, encoded by the coding sequence ATGAAAAAAATAGTATTGTCTGCCGTGGTGTTGCTCATCATGGCTTCTGGAAAGCTTTCTGCGCAAACCCAACATCAAAATTCGGGTTGGTTTATGTTTTTAAATAACACCAAATTTAATGATAAATGGGGTTTACAGTTCGATGTTCAACTGCGTTCTGCTGACGATTGGGGCTATTTGAGGAATACATTGGTGCGCCCAGCCTTACAATATTTTATTAACAATAAGCACAACGTAGCCTTAGGGTATTTATGGCAGACAACGCAGTCACAATCGCTGGTTGCTGGTAATTCATTTGCACACGAACACCGCATTTTTGAACAGTACATTTATAGTCATAAAATAAAATCGGTTTTTGCCAGCCATAGGGTGAGACTTGAGCAACGCTTTATTGGCCGTACAGGCGAAGATGCTTTTTCGCAGCGTTTCCGCTATTTCTTCAGGCTTGTTCAGCCACTTCAAAAAACACAACCAACGTTTATTAAAGGGCCATTTGTGGCTTTGCAGAACGAGGTATTTTTGAATATTCAGAATAAGGACAAAATTAATAATAGTATTTTCGATCAGAACAGATTATATCTCGCTGCAGGTTACCGTTTTTCGAAACAGTTTGATCTGGAAGCTGGTTATATGAATCAGGCTACTCATGGTGTTTCAAATAATACGGTAAATAATATCATTCAGTTGGCTGTTTACACCAGGTTTTAA
- a CDS encoding uncharacterized protein YggE (product_source=COG2968; cleavage_site_network=SignalP-noTM; cog=COG2968; ko=KO:K09807; pfam=PF04402): MKKLIALALVAFLGLSSAMAQQVDLRRKINVSGTAETEVTPDIIYIGISLKEYLNGKKKVDITELEKQLFAAVQKAGIAKENLTISNLSSWNYATEKKKNPDFLASKQYRLKVSDLNKFNAILESIDAKGIANTNIESYDYSKIETLKKELKIKALLAAKEKAAYMVEALGDKLGGVIEIQDGGDNVIQPVYRNYAMKAEMVDAAGAPEIDFKKIKLNFTVNAIFEIK, encoded by the coding sequence ATGAAAAAGTTAATAGCACTTGCACTGGTTGCATTTTTAGGATTATCATCAGCGATGGCTCAACAAGTAGATTTACGCAGAAAAATCAATGTTAGTGGAACAGCAGAAACAGAAGTAACACCAGATATTATTTATATCGGTATTTCACTTAAAGAATACTTAAACGGAAAGAAAAAAGTAGACATTACCGAGTTAGAAAAACAATTATTTGCAGCGGTACAAAAAGCGGGCATTGCAAAAGAAAATTTAACCATCAGCAATTTAAGCAGCTGGAATTATGCTACAGAAAAAAAGAAAAACCCTGATTTCTTAGCCAGCAAACAATACCGCTTAAAAGTTAGCGATCTGAACAAGTTTAATGCAATATTAGAGTCGATAGATGCCAAAGGTATAGCCAACACGAATATTGAAAGCTATGACTATTCTAAAATTGAAACCTTAAAAAAAGAGCTTAAAATTAAAGCTTTATTGGCAGCAAAAGAGAAAGCAGCCTATATGGTTGAAGCCTTAGGCGATAAATTAGGTGGTGTAATTGAGATACAAGATGGTGGAGACAATGTAATACAACCTGTTTACAGAAATTATGCGATGAAAGCTGAAATGGTCGATGCCGCTGGCGCTCCTGAAATTGATTTCAAAAAAATTAAGCTGAATTTCACAGTAAACGCCATTTTCGAGATCAAATAA